In a genomic window of Mycolicibacter heraklionensis:
- a CDS encoding universal stress protein — MSEVGFTRGIVVGVDGSPESDAAVTWATHEAIMRQLPLTLLHVVTPLESGWPPGPMTEGIPSWQADEAKKVLARARNVVDSSRGDAAAPEVHAEMAHSQVVSTLIGATKDSWMTVVGSTGLGAIGRLLLGSVSTSLIHHGHGPIAVIRTDRDYPKDAPVVVGIDGSPVSEKATALAFDEASRRGVPLMALHAWSDVGVMPILNMDRRDYEVQGHEILAERLAGYQEQYPDVVVERRVVCDQPTRWLVKAAEHAQLMVVGSHGRGGFASQLLGSVSSAVVQAAGIPVIVVRPDAK, encoded by the coding sequence ATGTCGGAAGTGGGATTCACACGCGGAATCGTGGTGGGTGTCGATGGATCGCCTGAATCCGACGCGGCGGTGACCTGGGCGACGCATGAGGCGATCATGCGCCAGTTGCCGCTCACCTTGCTGCACGTGGTGACGCCGCTGGAGTCCGGCTGGCCCCCTGGGCCGATGACCGAGGGGATTCCCAGTTGGCAGGCCGACGAGGCGAAAAAGGTCCTCGCACGGGCGCGCAACGTGGTCGACTCCAGCCGGGGCGACGCCGCGGCGCCCGAGGTGCACGCCGAGATGGCCCATTCCCAGGTGGTCTCGACATTGATCGGTGCCACCAAAGACAGCTGGATGACTGTCGTCGGCTCGACGGGGCTGGGTGCCATCGGCCGCCTGCTGCTGGGCTCGGTGAGCACCAGCCTGATTCACCACGGGCACGGCCCGATCGCGGTCATCCGCACCGATCGCGATTACCCGAAAGATGCACCCGTGGTGGTCGGAATCGACGGTTCACCGGTATCGGAGAAGGCGACGGCGCTGGCTTTTGACGAAGCCTCTCGCCGTGGAGTGCCGCTGATGGCGTTGCACGCCTGGAGTGACGTCGGGGTCATGCCGATCCTCAACATGGACCGGCGCGATTACGAAGTTCAGGGACACGAAATCCTCGCCGAACGGCTCGCGGGTTACCAGGAGCAATACCCGGATGTCGTCGTCGAGCGGCGGGTGGTTTGTGACCAGCCCACCCGCTGGTTGGTCAAGGCGGCCGAGCACGCTCAACTGATGGTGGTCGGCAGTCACGGCCGCGGCGGCTTCGCCAGTCAACTCCTGGGTTCGGTCAGCTCCGCGGTCGTCCAGGCCGCCGGGATTCCGGTGATCGTGGTCCGCCCCGACGCGAAATGA
- a CDS encoding sensor histidine kinase translates to MHQQLDELAVARDQMEQLLTLIVEIGSDLELQTTLHRIVVAAMKLTSARYGALAIRGPEGNLIEFIHAGLDEETVRRIGHLPVGKGVLDVSLVQRHPLRLADLTTHPAAVGFPQHHPPMYALLSVPLITQGALFGNLYLTHDEPDRIFTESDERIACAVAMAAAVAVENARMVDHLRASTQWIAASRDITTALLSDAAAPTRPLQVIAERVCELADAEQAIVMVPIDPDLPVAEVAELTVAAAAGAHAAEVIHQRIPVDGSTTGSVFRSGAPLITEAFHVPIPGFTDVGQRPAIVVALRFDGGTLGVLAIARRADQQPFDEADLDLVYDFAHRAAVALVVAGGRESARERDILADRERIAHDLHDHVIQQLFAAGLDLQATLALTHSPEVAARLDGTIDDLQSVIAEIRTTIFRLKSRSALEGGVRRRMQDIVARLTQNRDIVTTVQVDGPMTIIGAELAEQAEAVLMEAVSNVCRHSGATEVTVEITVADVLSIVVTDNGRGIPAGNRRRSGLDNMVARAELVGGTCEITSPPEGGTRVHWTAPPAARSD, encoded by the coding sequence ATGCATCAGCAGCTCGATGAGCTTGCTGTCGCGCGTGATCAGATGGAGCAGCTGCTCACGCTCATCGTCGAGATCGGGTCTGACCTTGAGCTCCAGACGACACTTCACCGAATCGTGGTTGCGGCGATGAAGCTGACCTCGGCACGGTACGGCGCCTTGGCGATCCGCGGCCCGGAGGGCAACCTGATCGAGTTCATTCACGCCGGCTTGGACGAGGAGACGGTGCGGCGGATCGGGCACCTTCCAGTCGGCAAGGGTGTCTTAGACGTCTCGCTGGTCCAGCGCCATCCGCTACGTCTGGCTGATCTGACCACGCACCCGGCGGCAGTCGGCTTCCCCCAACACCATCCTCCGATGTATGCGCTGCTCAGCGTGCCTCTTATCACTCAAGGCGCGTTGTTCGGCAATCTCTACCTGACGCACGATGAGCCGGACCGCATCTTCACCGAATCCGACGAAAGGATTGCCTGCGCGGTAGCGATGGCGGCCGCGGTCGCCGTCGAGAACGCACGAATGGTCGACCACTTGCGCGCTTCGACGCAATGGATCGCGGCCAGCCGCGACATCACCACTGCGCTGCTGTCCGACGCAGCGGCTCCGACCAGGCCACTGCAGGTGATAGCGGAGCGGGTATGCGAGCTTGCCGACGCAGAGCAAGCGATCGTGATGGTGCCGATCGATCCCGATCTTCCCGTTGCCGAGGTTGCCGAACTGACCGTCGCTGCCGCGGCCGGTGCGCATGCAGCCGAGGTCATCCACCAGCGGATCCCGGTGGACGGTTCCACCACCGGCAGCGTCTTCCGCTCCGGCGCACCGCTGATCACCGAGGCCTTCCACGTCCCGATCCCAGGATTCACCGACGTCGGGCAGCGTCCGGCGATTGTGGTGGCGCTGCGCTTCGACGGCGGAACGCTCGGGGTGCTGGCCATCGCCCGGCGTGCCGATCAGCAGCCCTTCGACGAGGCCGACCTGGACCTGGTGTACGACTTCGCCCATCGTGCTGCCGTTGCCCTGGTGGTGGCCGGTGGCCGGGAGTCCGCCCGCGAACGCGATATTCTGGCCGATCGCGAACGAATCGCCCACGACTTGCATGACCACGTCATCCAGCAGTTGTTCGCCGCCGGGCTCGATTTGCAGGCCACCCTGGCTCTCACGCACTCGCCGGAGGTGGCCGCCCGGCTGGACGGCACGATCGATGACCTCCAAAGCGTCATCGCCGAGATCCGTACCACCATCTTCCGGCTCAAATCCCGGTCGGCCCTCGAAGGAGGGGTCCGCAGACGAATGCAGGACATCGTTGCCCGCTTGACTCAGAACCGGGACATCGTCACCACCGTGCAGGTCGACGGGCCGATGACGATCATTGGCGCCGAACTCGCCGAACAGGCCGAAGCGGTGCTCATGGAAGCGGTCAGCAACGTCTGCCGTCACTCCGGTGCCACCGAGGTGACTGTCGAGATCACCGTGGCTGACGTGCTGAGCATCGTCGTCACCGACAACGGCCGCGGGATCCCCGCCGGCAATCGCCGTCGCAGCGGGCTCGACAACATGGTGGCTCGCGCGGAGCTGGTAGGCGGCACCTGCGAGATCACCTCGCCGCCCGAGGGCGGCACCCGGGTGCACTGGACTGCGCCACCGGCCGCTCGTTCGGATTGA
- a CDS encoding 1-phosphofructokinase family hexose kinase — MKTPADSTANAAPIVTLTMNPALDITTSIDRVQPTEKLRCQPARYDPGGGGVNVARIAHVLGEPVFALFAAGGPSGGLLATLLGEAGVPFRRVPIAEATRESFTVNEQCTGQQYRFVLPGARLTVAEQEKCLDELREAATSARFVVASGSLPPGVPADFYQRVADFCRQLDVPLILDTSGGGLRHIRSGVFLLKASVREMSECVDRELVTEADQLAAAYQLIDQRRAHAVVVSLGSHGALLATPEGGYRFSAVRMRGGSGVGAGDAMVAAITVGLSRGWPLVKSVQLGIAAGAAMLMTPGTAACSRAAVEELFALVAEPSAVTNRSA, encoded by the coding sequence ATGAAGACGCCAGCCGATTCCACCGCGAACGCCGCACCGATCGTCACGTTGACCATGAACCCCGCACTCGATATCACCACCAGCATCGACCGGGTGCAGCCGACGGAGAAGTTGCGTTGTCAACCCGCGCGTTACGACCCGGGCGGCGGCGGTGTCAACGTTGCCCGGATCGCGCACGTGCTCGGCGAACCCGTGTTCGCCTTGTTCGCTGCCGGCGGGCCCAGTGGCGGTCTGCTGGCCACATTGCTCGGCGAGGCCGGCGTACCGTTCCGCCGAGTCCCGATCGCGGAGGCGACGCGGGAGAGCTTCACCGTCAACGAGCAATGCACCGGGCAGCAATACCGGTTCGTTCTTCCCGGTGCCCGACTGACCGTCGCCGAACAGGAGAAGTGCCTGGACGAGCTGCGCGAAGCCGCGACCTCGGCGCGGTTCGTCGTTGCAAGCGGCAGCCTGCCACCGGGCGTGCCCGCCGACTTCTACCAGCGGGTCGCCGACTTCTGCCGGCAGCTGGACGTACCGCTGATCCTCGACACATCGGGCGGAGGATTGCGCCACATCCGGTCGGGGGTCTTCCTGCTCAAGGCCAGCGTGCGCGAGATGTCTGAATGTGTTGACCGCGAACTGGTCACCGAGGCTGATCAGCTGGCTGCCGCCTACCAACTCATCGACCAGCGGCGAGCCCATGCGGTGGTGGTGTCGCTGGGCTCGCACGGCGCGCTGCTTGCCACTCCCGAGGGAGGCTATCGATTCTCGGCGGTGCGGATGCGGGGCGGCAGCGGTGTCGGAGCGGGCGACGCGATGGTGGCCGCGATCACGGTCGGCTTGAGCCGGGGCTGGCCGCTGGTCAAGTCCGTGCAGCTGGGCATCGCGGCAGGCGCCGCCATGCTGATGACGCCCGGTACCGCGGCCTGCAGCCGCGCGGCGGTGGAAGAGCTGTTCGCACTGGTCGCCGAACCGAGTGCGGTGACCAACCGCTCCGCCTGA
- a CDS encoding S1C family serine protease codes for MAGSLVLAAASAAIGAVSVSVIEPAERPHCDARALPVVDLHGSALDQAAARAIPSIIRLDTDASRPSTVGSGIVLTADGLILTSSHVLPARTRTTGPDPLVATFADGRTVPLTIVGTDPVTDVAVVRAEHVSGLSPITLGSSTALRVGQTVAAVGSPLGLESSVTRGVISALHRAVPLLVDSNGRTTVLDTIQTDAATTFGSSGGALIDTNGRLVGLNSLIALPGVGFALPVDPVMRIANELISSGTAAHAWLGVQVKTTSSGTRGAVVIATSPRSPAAAAGLYPGTVITNIDGRVITNAETLVAAIMSKAPGDIVATGYVDSAGTRRTLDTVLDSDLTTRAATDTPGNPPGISALGQGMSRRQPPWSA; via the coding sequence GTGGCCGGCTCATTGGTGTTGGCCGCGGCCTCGGCGGCGATCGGTGCGGTCAGCGTGTCGGTCATCGAGCCGGCCGAGCGCCCGCACTGCGACGCCCGCGCATTGCCCGTCGTCGATCTCCACGGTTCCGCGCTCGATCAGGCTGCCGCGCGGGCCATACCCAGCATCATCAGGCTCGACACTGACGCCAGCCGGCCGTCGACCGTGGGATCGGGCATCGTCTTGACCGCCGACGGGTTGATTCTGACCAGCAGCCATGTGTTGCCGGCCCGCACCCGAACCACCGGCCCCGACCCGCTGGTGGCCACATTCGCCGACGGCCGAACCGTGCCGTTGACCATAGTGGGCACCGACCCGGTGACCGACGTGGCCGTTGTTCGCGCAGAACATGTTTCGGGCCTCTCGCCGATCACACTCGGCTCGTCGACTGCCCTGAGGGTCGGGCAGACGGTGGCGGCGGTGGGATCACCCCTGGGGCTGGAAAGTTCTGTGACGCGAGGCGTTATCAGCGCCTTGCACCGTGCCGTTCCCCTGCTCGTAGACAGCAACGGCCGAACCACTGTCCTTGACACCATCCAGACCGACGCCGCCACCACATTCGGGAGTTCAGGTGGAGCCTTGATCGACACCAACGGCCGGCTGGTCGGCCTGAACTCGTTGATCGCCCTACCCGGAGTCGGATTCGCTCTGCCCGTCGACCCGGTCATGCGGATCGCTAACGAGCTGATCAGCAGCGGAACAGCCGCACATGCCTGGCTCGGCGTGCAGGTGAAGACGACCAGTTCCGGAACTCGCGGTGCGGTAGTCATCGCAACATCGCCGCGCAGTCCCGCGGCCGCGGCCGGACTGTATCCGGGCACGGTGATCACCAACATCGACGGCCGGGTGATAACCAACGCCGAGACGCTGGTTGCCGCGATCATGTCCAAGGCACCGGGCGACATCGTGGCGACCGGCTACGTCGACTCCGCTGGCACGCGGCGAACGCTGGATACCGTTCTCGACTCCGACCTGACCACGCGCGCTGCGACGGACACACCGGGAAATCCGCCGGGAATCTCCGCACTGGGCCAAGGCATGTCCCGTCGACAGCCACCCTGGTCCGCTTAG
- the hypD gene encoding hydrogenase formation protein HypD, with translation MKFVEEFRDPGAARKLLVAIEKLAGDSAAGPPHKFMEICGGHTHSIYRHGIERLLPRNVELVHGPGCPVCVIPMGRVDDAIWLAGQPDVIFTCFGDMMRVPGSNGCLLDAKARGADVRFVYSPLDALKIAVNQPHKQVVFFAIGFETTAPSTAVTLMRARELGLTNFSVYCNHVMIVPPIKAILESPDLRLSGFIGPGHVSTVVGDRPYRFVSEVYRKPLVITGFEPLDILSAVAMLLTQLREGRCEIENQYARVVRRGGNPAALALMAKVFALRPHFEWRGLGFIAQSALRLADDFADFDAEVRYSMPGIRVADPKACQCGEVLKGVLKPWECKVFGTACTPQTPIGTCMVSPEGACAAYYNFGRLRRADVKQVGLG, from the coding sequence GTGAAATTCGTCGAGGAATTCCGGGACCCGGGCGCGGCCCGCAAACTGTTGGTCGCCATCGAGAAGCTGGCCGGCGACAGCGCGGCCGGCCCGCCGCACAAGTTCATGGAGATCTGCGGCGGACATACCCACAGCATCTACCGGCACGGCATCGAACGACTGCTGCCGCGAAACGTCGAACTCGTTCACGGGCCCGGCTGCCCGGTCTGTGTGATTCCGATGGGCCGCGTCGACGACGCCATCTGGCTGGCGGGGCAACCCGATGTGATCTTCACCTGCTTCGGCGACATGATGCGGGTGCCCGGCTCGAACGGCTGTTTGCTGGACGCCAAAGCCCGCGGTGCCGACGTGCGGTTCGTCTACTCGCCGCTGGACGCACTGAAGATCGCGGTGAACCAACCACACAAGCAGGTGGTGTTCTTCGCGATCGGCTTCGAGACCACCGCGCCGTCGACAGCGGTGACCCTGATGCGGGCCCGGGAACTGGGCCTGACCAATTTCAGCGTGTACTGCAACCATGTGATGATCGTCCCGCCGATCAAAGCGATTCTGGAGTCGCCGGACCTTCGGCTGTCCGGATTCATCGGACCCGGTCACGTGTCGACGGTGGTGGGGGACAGGCCCTACCGATTCGTATCGGAAGTCTATCGAAAACCCTTGGTGATCACCGGGTTCGAGCCGCTGGACATTCTGTCTGCGGTGGCCATGCTGCTCACCCAGCTGCGGGAGGGACGCTGCGAGATCGAGAACCAGTACGCACGGGTCGTTCGTCGCGGCGGCAACCCGGCCGCTCTGGCATTGATGGCGAAGGTGTTCGCGTTACGCCCGCATTTCGAATGGCGGGGTCTGGGATTCATCGCGCAAAGCGCCCTTCGGCTGGCTGACGACTTCGCCGACTTCGATGCGGAGGTGCGTTACTCGATGCCGGGGATCCGGGTTGCCGACCCGAAGGCGTGCCAGTGCGGTGAGGTCCTCAAGGGGGTGCTCAAGCCCTGGGAGTGCAAGGTGTTCGGTACGGCGTGTACCCCGCAGACCCCGATCGGGACGTGCATGGTGTCCCCGGAGGGCGCGTGCGCGGCGTACTACAACTTCGGCCGGTTGCGCCGTGCCGACGTCAAACAGGTGGGTCTGGGGTAA
- a CDS encoding HypC/HybG/HupF family hydrogenase formation chaperone, with amino-acid sequence MCLGIPGQITEIVDPEGYLAQIDVNGVRRVISVRLLEGDLPTTGDWVLVHVGFAMARIDEAEALLTLEALRQLGDAYAAEVDGFDSTSIV; translated from the coding sequence ATGTGTCTCGGTATTCCAGGTCAGATCACCGAAATAGTCGACCCGGAAGGCTATTTGGCCCAGATCGACGTCAACGGGGTGCGGCGCGTCATCAGCGTGCGGCTGTTGGAAGGCGACTTGCCCACCACCGGCGACTGGGTGCTGGTGCACGTTGGCTTCGCGATGGCCAGAATCGACGAGGCCGAGGCGCTGCTGACGCTGGAGGCCTTGCGGCAACTCGGGGACGCCTACGCCGCCGAAGTGGACGGCTTCGACTCCACCTCGATCGTGTGA
- the hypE gene encoding hydrogenase expression/formation protein HypE has translation MSGSTDEYNPAGPKFTEREVIERIESFRRRRPRLLDEHVTLAHGAGGKASAALVEAVFLEAFGNPLLEPLGDGAAITLPGGEQVVLTTDSFVVQPRRFPGGSLGALAVHGTANDLAVSGAVPRWIAAAFVLEEGLPIIELKATVADMAEAAAAAGVQIVTGDTKVVPKGAADGMFITTTGLGIIPAGRALSAQSVRVGDQVLLSGAMGDHGVAVMLARGDLDIDADVNSDSASVSPLVELLMSAAPSTRWLRDPTRGGVGTVCNELAQACGLAVLLEDDRLPVHPMVMGACELLGIDPLYVANEGKLLAVVAPEQAEDALAALRSHPLGADAAQIGEIVAEPAETVMVQTGFGGRRIVDMLVGDPLPRIC, from the coding sequence ATGAGCGGGTCGACAGACGAGTACAACCCGGCGGGGCCGAAGTTCACCGAGCGCGAGGTGATCGAGCGAATCGAATCATTTCGCAGACGGCGACCCCGACTGCTCGACGAGCATGTCACCCTGGCACACGGTGCCGGCGGCAAGGCGTCGGCTGCGCTGGTCGAAGCCGTGTTCCTGGAGGCGTTCGGCAACCCCCTGCTGGAGCCGCTGGGGGACGGGGCGGCGATCACCCTGCCCGGCGGCGAACAGGTGGTATTGACGACCGACTCGTTTGTGGTGCAACCCAGGCGGTTTCCCGGCGGATCTCTCGGTGCGCTTGCGGTACACGGCACCGCCAACGATCTGGCGGTCTCCGGTGCGGTGCCGCGATGGATCGCGGCGGCGTTTGTGCTCGAAGAAGGATTGCCGATCATCGAGCTGAAGGCGACCGTGGCCGACATGGCGGAGGCTGCCGCGGCTGCGGGCGTACAGATCGTGACCGGCGACACCAAAGTGGTACCCAAGGGCGCGGCGGATGGGATGTTCATCACCACGACCGGGCTGGGCATCATTCCGGCCGGGCGTGCACTGTCGGCTCAGTCGGTCCGAGTGGGCGACCAGGTCTTGCTGTCGGGAGCCATGGGCGATCACGGCGTGGCCGTGATGCTGGCCAGGGGAGATCTGGACATCGACGCCGACGTGAACTCCGACTCGGCCTCGGTGAGCCCGCTGGTGGAGTTGCTGATGTCCGCCGCACCGTCGACGCGCTGGCTGCGCGACCCGACCCGCGGCGGGGTGGGCACCGTGTGCAACGAACTGGCGCAGGCATGCGGGCTGGCCGTATTGCTCGAGGACGACCGACTGCCCGTGCACCCCATGGTCATGGGTGCGTGCGAGCTGCTGGGCATCGACCCGCTCTACGTCGCCAACGAGGGCAAGCTCCTCGCGGTGGTAGCACCGGAACAGGCCGAGGATGCGCTGGCGGCGTTGCGGTCGCATCCGCTCGGTGCCGATGCCGCGCAGATCGGCGAGATCGTCGCCGAACCCGCCGAAACCGTCATGGTGCAAACCGGATTCGGCGGTCGCCGCATCGTCGACATGCTGGTCGGCGACCCGCTGCCCAGAATCTGCTGA
- a CDS encoding D-sedoheptulose-7-phosphate isomerase has product MTGEPTDFLYPFIDEKEQDPLALLADLARSARAKAAESLDLRRATVDANAELLTSASAEMARRFGAGGRLFTFGNGGSCTDSATLAALFARPPLGKPLPAWTLAADQAALTALANDVGFALVFARQLIARGRPGDIGVALSTSGNSPNLLTALAEAHRRGMYTVSFAGYAGGAFADNPDVDACFVVRSQSVHRIQEAQGFLGYQLWSAVQRRSEVKRLVC; this is encoded by the coding sequence ATGACCGGCGAGCCCACCGACTTCCTGTACCCGTTCATCGACGAAAAGGAGCAGGACCCGCTCGCGTTGCTTGCCGACCTGGCCCGCTCGGCGAGGGCCAAGGCAGCGGAAAGCCTGGACTTGCGGCGCGCGACTGTCGATGCCAACGCAGAACTTCTCACGAGCGCGAGCGCCGAGATGGCTCGCCGGTTCGGCGCGGGAGGCCGATTGTTCACCTTCGGCAACGGCGGAAGCTGCACCGATTCCGCGACTTTGGCGGCATTGTTCGCCAGGCCGCCACTGGGGAAGCCGCTTCCGGCATGGACGTTGGCCGCTGATCAGGCCGCGTTGACCGCACTGGCCAACGATGTGGGTTTTGCGTTGGTGTTCGCCAGGCAGCTGATCGCTCGCGGCCGGCCGGGCGACATCGGTGTCGCATTGTCCACCAGCGGAAACTCGCCGAATCTGCTCACCGCGCTGGCCGAGGCTCATCGCCGTGGCATGTACACGGTCAGCTTCGCCGGCTACGCCGGGGGCGCGTTCGCCGACAACCCCGATGTGGACGCCTGCTTCGTGGTCCGGTCCCAGAGCGTGCACCGCATCCAGGAGGCGCAAGGGTTCTTGGGCTACCAGCTGTGGTCGGCCGTGCAACGTCGGTCCGAGGTGAAAAGGCTGGTCTGCTGA
- a CDS encoding hydrogenase assembly protein HupF produces MTVADTDPGFDPDLATDLAATALDLAKRFAAGATLWATAPTWEPHAAHIAVEFVHPVIMGKRALPAVALTGPDLVDQVRLSVSTGDIVIAVADADCAEVLSVMRRAPAWGVTTVWIGSGTRPPAGAADHVLWLEDPDPSAPTNGSFVLLYHLLWELTHVCFEHPGVLKSTAGTAAVCVTCSDQGRLGEVVSEAADGTATVRTAAGIETADSALVAPLVPGDLVLVHAGTLIGLADGEDMERNR; encoded by the coding sequence ATGACCGTTGCCGACACGGACCCCGGATTTGACCCCGATCTTGCGACCGACCTGGCCGCCACCGCGCTCGACCTGGCCAAACGGTTCGCGGCGGGTGCCACCTTGTGGGCTACCGCACCGACCTGGGAGCCGCATGCCGCGCACATCGCGGTCGAATTCGTCCACCCGGTGATCATGGGAAAGCGTGCATTGCCGGCCGTCGCGCTGACCGGACCCGACCTGGTGGATCAGGTGCGACTCTCGGTCAGTACGGGCGACATCGTGATCGCGGTGGCCGACGCCGACTGTGCCGAGGTGCTGTCGGTGATGCGGCGCGCCCCGGCGTGGGGGGTGACGACCGTCTGGATCGGCAGCGGGACCCGGCCACCCGCCGGCGCCGCCGATCATGTGCTGTGGCTGGAGGATCCGGACCCCAGTGCGCCGACGAACGGCAGTTTCGTTCTGCTGTACCACCTGCTGTGGGAATTGACCCACGTCTGTTTCGAGCACCCCGGGGTGTTGAAGTCCACGGCAGGCACCGCCGCCGTCTGCGTCACCTGCAGTGACCAGGGCCGCCTCGGTGAGGTGGTTTCCGAGGCGGCCGACGGCACCGCCACCGTGCGCACCGCCGCGGGCATCGAGACGGCCGATTCCGCGCTCGTCGCCCCGCTTGTGCCGGGTGACCTGGTGCTGGTGCATGCGGGCACGCTCATCGGCTTGGCCGACGGCGAGGACATGGAGCGGAACCGATGA